The DNA segment TCCGTCGCCATCGACAGCCCCGCCGCGCCCTGGGCGCAGATCTCGGTCGCCGACGACAGCGTCATCCCCTATTTCCAGCAGTTCACCGAGCGCGTGCACGCCCACGGCGCCAAGCTGATGATCCAGCTCACCCATATGGGCCGGCGCACCAAATGGGACACCGAGAACTGGTTTCCCACCCTTTCCGCCTCGGTGCGACGGGAGCCGGCCTCGCGCACGATCCCTCGCGCCATGGACAGGAACGACATCCGCCGCGTGGTGGCCTCGTTTGCCGCCGCGGCGCGCCGCTGCAAGGAAGGCGGGCTCGACGGCTGCGAGATCTCCGCCGCCCATGGCCATCTCGTCGACCAGTTCTGGTCGCCGAGCGTGAACCAGCGCTCGGACGAGTATGGCGGCAGCCTGGAAAACCGCATGCGCTTCGGCATCGAGGTGCTGGAGGCGATGCGCGAGGCGGCGGGCGACGACTACGTCATCGGCATGCGCATGTCCGGCGACGAGATGATCGCCGACGGCCTGTCCCATGAGGACTGCGTCGCCATCGCCGCCGAATACTCCCGGCGCGGGCTGGTCGATTTCCTCAACATCCTCGGCGGGCAGGCGCGCGACCACATCGCCCACGCCATCTCGCTGCCGAACATGTCCTTTCCCGTGGCGCCGTTCCTTTTCCTGCCCAGCGCGATCAAGCGCGAGGTGGACGTGCCGATCTTCCACGCCCAGCGCGTGACCGATCTCGCCACCGCCGCGCGCGCGGTGGCGGAAGGCCATGTCGACATGGTGGCGATGACCCGCGCGCACATTGCCGACCCCCATCTGGTCAAAAAACTCACCGAGGGCCGCGAGGACGATATCCGCCAGTGCGTCGGCGCCGGCTACTGCATCGACCGCATCTATGTCGGCGGCGACGCGTTGTGCATCCAGAACGCGGCGACGGGGCGCGAGGCGACCATGCCGCACGTCATCCCGCGCGCGGAGGTCGCGCGCAAGGTGGTCGTGGTCGGCGCCGGGCCCGGCGGGCTCGAAGCCGCGCGCGTCTGCGCCGAGCGCGGGCACAAGGTGGTGCTGTTCGAGAAAGAGCCCTTCGCGGGCGGGCAGATCAACATCGCCGCCCGTGCCGGCTGGCGCGAAGCCCTGTCGGGCATTCCGCGCTGGCTGTTCGCGCAGGTCACCAAGAAGGGCGTCGACATCCGCCTCGGCACCGAGGCGACGCCCGAGGCCGTGCTGGCGGAGGCGCCGGACGTCGTCATCATGGCGACGGGCGGCCTGCCCGCCACCGGCCATGCGAAGGGCCACGAGCACGTGGTGACGACCTGGGACGTGCTCACCGGCCGTGTCGAGCCCACCGGCTCGGTGCTGGTCTATGACGAGATCGGCGGCCACAACGCGGCCTCCACCGCCGAGGTGCTGGCCCGGCGCGGCTGCCTGGTCGAGATCGCCACCCATGACCGCATGGTGGCCGAAGAGGTCGGCACCACCAACCAGCCGATCCACCTGCGCGAACTCTACAAGCTCGGCGTGGTGATGAGCCCGAACATGGAGCTGATCGAGATCTTTCCCGAGGGAAACCGCCTCATTGCCGCGCTGCGCAACACCATGACCGACGCCGAGGAGGAACGGGTGATCGACCGCGTCGTCGTCGACTACGGCACCCTGCCGGTCGAGGCCCTGTTCGAGGCGCTGCGCGCCCGCTCAGTCAATGATGGCGAGACCGATCTGGACGCGCTGGTCGCCGGCCGCCCGCAACGCTGGAGCGGCCAGCCGGGCTTCGCGCTCTACCGCGTGGGCGACGCCTGGGCGGGGCGCAACATCCACGCCGCGATCTACGACTCGCTCCGCCTGTGCAAGGATCTGTGACGCCCATGGCGCGCGCCGGGCACACCGCCACACACGGGAGCTATGCCGCTTCCACCCGGCCTGTTCTCCGGCGGCCCTCAGGTGCGGACGTCCCGCCCGCCGTCCGCTCCCGCGCCCCGGCGCCGCGCCCGCACGCTTCCTCCCTGTCGCCACGGTGCAGGCGGCCGGGCAGTCGGCAGGCAGCCCTTCGCGCGGTCCGCGCGGCCTTCCTGAGGCGGGCGCTTCGCTGGCGCGCCGCCCACCCCGCCCGCACCTCCTTCCGCCGCGTCCCCCCTCGCGGGCCGCGCGGATGAGCGCCCCCGGGCTCGGCCTCCCCCTCCTCGTGCTCGCCCTGACCGTGCTGGCCGGGGTGATGGTGAGCCGGCGCATCGCGCTCTGGCGCGTCGGCCGCCCGGCACGGGTAGACTGGACGCGCGGCCTGCTCGCCCTGCCGAAACGCTACCTCGTGGACGTGCACCATGTGGTCGGGCGCGACCCTTACGCCGCCCGCATGCACGCGCTGGCGGCCGGCGGGCTGCTCGCCGGCTCCGGCCTTGCCTTGCTGGCGCTGGTGCCCGTTCTCGGTGCCTCGCGGCTGTTCTGGCTCCTCATCGCGCTCGCCTTCGGCATGGCGCTGGCGGGCGGCTTCATGGTCGGGCGGCGGCGCCTGCCGGTGCGGCCGGCGCGGCTGTCGGGCGGGCGGTTCCAGCGTCTGCCCTTCTTGCTCGCCGCCTATGCCGCCGGCGCGTTGCTGGTCGCGCTCGATGCCGCGCTGGGTGGCCACCTCACGGCGCTTTCCTGGCCCGGACTGGTGCTGGCGGCGGCGGGCGGGCTGGGGCTGGTGCTCCAGCTCGACACCGGACCGATGCGCCACGCCTTTGCCGGCGCGCTGCATCTGGTGGCCCATCCCCGGCCGGCGCGCTTCGAAGGGGTGCGCGAAACCGCGCTCGCCCCGCTCGATCTTGACGCCGCGCGCCTTCCTGGTGTGCGCCTTCCTGGTGTGCGCCTTCCTGGCGTGCGCCTTGGCATCGCGGAGCCTGCCGATTTCGCCTGGAACCGCCTTGTCGGCTTCGATGCCTGCATCCAGTGCGGGCGCTGCGAGGTAGCGTGCCCGGCCTTCGCCGCCGGCCAGCCGCTGAACCCGAAGCGGCTGATCCAGGATCTGGCGAGCGCCCTCCAGCCGGGCGCCACCAATGCCACCTATGCCGGCAGCCCCTACCCCCATGCGCGCGAGGTCGCCGGCATCGGCGGGCCCGACCTGCCGCTTGTCGGGACCGGCGCCATGATCCACCCGGACACGCTGTGGTCCTGCACCACGTGCCGGGCCTGCGTCGAGGAATGCCCGATGATGATCGAGCATGTCGACGCCATCGTCGGGATGCGCCGGTTCCAGACGCTGGAGCTGGGCGCGGTGCCGGAAAAGGCCGCGGCCCCGCTCTCCGAGCTGCGCTATGCCGACGAGCCGCAGGGCCGCGCGCTCTCCGCCCGGACCGATTTCGCCGCCGGGCTGGAGCTGCCGCGGATTGGCCCGCGCGGCGCGGAGATCCTGCTCTGGCTGGGCGAGGGCGCTTACGACCTGCGCCATGGGCGCACGCTGCGCGCGCTGGTGGCGCTGCTCCACCGCGCGGGCGTCGACTTCGCCGTGCTCGGGGATGAGGAGCGCGACTGCGGCGATCTCGCCCGCCGGCTCGGGGACGAAGCGACCTTCCAGCGTCTGGCGCGGGCGAACATCTCGACGCTGGCGCGCCACTCCTTCCGCCGCATTCTCACCGCCGACCCGCATGCGCTGCACGTGCTGCGCAACGAGTACCGCGCCTTCGGCGGCGTGTTCGAGGTGATCCACCACACCGCCCTGCTCGACGAGCTGGTCGCCGCCGGCCGGCTCCCCCTCGCGCCACTGGCGCGCGCGGTGACCTATCACGACCCCTGCTATCTCGGGCGCTACAATGGCGAGATCGACGCCCCCCGGCGGCTTATCGACCGGCTGGGCCTGGCGCGTGTCGAGATGGAGCGCGCGGGCCGGCGCTCCATGTGCTGCGGCGGCGGGGGCGGCGCGCCGCTCAGCGACATCGAAGGCGAACGGCGCATTCCCGACATCCGCATGGCGCAGGCCGCCGCCACCGGCGCCGGCACCCTCGCCGTGGCCTGCCCGCAATGCACGGCGATGCTGGAAGGCGTCACCGGCGCCCGGCCCGAGGTGCGCGATATCGCCGAACTGGTGCTGGAAGCGGTCGAGGCGGCGCCGTCCGCCCGCCACGCGGAGCTGGCGTCATGAGCGAGACCCCGCGCCGTCCGCGCCGCGATCCACGCCGGGAGCGCCTCCAGCACCGGATCGAGGCCGGCGCCCGCCCGCGCTTCGATCTTGCCGCCGCGCCCGGTGACAGCGAACGCCCGCGCCGCGACCCGCGCGCGGAGCGCCGCCTCGCCGAGGTGCCCGGCACGCCGCGCCTGCGCCTCGATCGGACCCAGCGCGTCGCCGCCGCCGCACGCCCCTCCCCCGCGCCGGTGCCCGATGCCGGGCCGCGCCTTGTTGCCATTGCCGAGCCGGCTTTCCTTGTCGCCGTGGTGCCCGACGCCCCGCAGGGACGGCTCACCCCCCATGATCGCCAGCTGTTCGGCGCCGCGCGCCTGCTTGCCGATGCCGGGGGCGGCGCGGTGCTGGCGCTGGGGACGTGCGAAGACCTCGCCCGTGCCGGTGCCGACCGCGTGTTGCCACTTCCTGTAGCCGGCTACGATCCCGAAGCGCGCGCGATGGCGCTGCACGCCGTGCTGGCCGCGCTGGACATTCGCCACGCCCTGCTGCCGGAGAGCCCGGAGGGCGGCGATCTCGCGCGCCGGCTTGCCGCGCTCCTCGACGAACCGCTGTTTGCCGGCGCCGAAAGCCTGAACGCGCAGGCCGTGACCCGCCCCGCGCGCGGGCGCCGCATCGAGCAACGCCGGTCCCCGCCCCGGCTGATCACGCTGGCCGCCGACGCCGCGCTCCCCCATGCGGGCACGCTGCACGAGGCGCTCGATGTCGCCTTCGCGTTCCCCCCGCTCATGCCCGGCGCCATTCTGTCCGCCGAGGCGGTGCCGGCCGATCCCGCCCTCGTACCGCTCGCCGAGGCCGACTTCGTGGTCGCGGCGGGCAATGGCGTGGTCGATTTCGGCACGTTCCACGCGCTGGTCGAGGCGCTGCACGCCACGCCCGGCGCGAGCCGCATGGTGTGTGATGCCGGGTTGATGCCGCGCGCCGCACAGGTCGGCGCCTCGGGCACGGTGCTGGAGGCACGCTGCTATTTCGCGCTTGGCATCGCCGGCGCGCCCCAGCACCTGCAGGGCGTGGCGCGCTGCCAGCATGTGGTGGCGGTCAACACCGATCTGCACGCCGCCATGGTCGAGCGTGCCGGCCTCGCCATCATCGCCGACGCGCAGCAGGTAATGCCCGCATTGCTGCGCGAGCTGGCCAGGGAGGCGGGCGAATGAGCGAGGTGCCGCACATCGTCGTGCTGCTCTCGGCCGGGCGCCATCCGGTGTCGGGGCGGCACTGCCCGGTGCCGGTCGAACTGCAGGCCATCGGGCTCGGCCATATGCTGTGCGGCACGGGGGCGGCGGACGCGATCACCGGCCTTCACGCGGGGCCCGGCACCCCGGCGCTCGCCGACGCGCTGGGCCACGGGCTCGCGCGGCTGGTGCATCTGGAAACCGGGGGCGAAGATGACCCTCTCCCCAGCCTCATCGCCGCGCTGCGCGAGGAGGCTCCCGCACTCATTCTGGCCGGCCGCGCCGGACAGGGCGGCGAGGACACGGGCACACTGCCCTATGCGCTGGCCCGCGCGCTGAGCCTGCCTATCGTGGCAGACGCGGTCGCGCTCAAATCCGGTCCGCTGCCGGGCACGCTGCAGGTCGAGCAGGCCCTGCCGAGGGGCGCCCGCCGGCGCCTGGTGGTGCGGCTGCCGGCGGTCATCACCGTGCATCCGGCCGCGCCCGCGCCACGTCCCTTCGCCTTCGCCGCGCGGACGCGGGGCGAGGTGGAGCAAAGGCCCGGCGTCCCCTCACCCCGGAACGCGCCTGCCCAAGCGATCGAGGAGCGTCCCTATCGCCCCCGACCCCGGCTCATCGCCAAGAGCGCGGCCGGCGCCAGCGCGGCCGAACGGCTGAAGGCCGCGACGGAGGCCGCAAGCGGCGGCGGGCGACTATTGGTTGATCCCGCGCCGGAAGAAGCGGCGCGGGAGATCCTCGCCCATCTGCGCGGCCTTGGCGTGCTGCGGCGCTGAACGCGCCCACTCGGCGCGGCGCTATCAGCGCTGCGCCACCTGCCAGTTCGGTGCCACGTAATAGGGCGCATTGGAGGGTGCCAGCAGCGCGTTGCCGAGAATATGGTCGGCGCCCTTCTCGGCGATCATGATGGTGGGCGCGTTGAGATTGGCATTGGTGATGGAGGGCATCACCGAGGAATCCACCACGCGCAGCCCTTCCACCCCGATCACCCGCAACTGCGCGTCGACCACCGCCATCGGGTCGTCCGCCGCCCCCATCTTGCAG comes from the Ancylobacter pratisalsi genome and includes:
- a CDS encoding NADH:flavin oxidoreductase; the protein is MIANAEALLKPLTIKGVTLRNRVMSTSHAPGYGKDGKPQERYQLYHMEKAKGGIGLTMFGGSSSVAIDSPAAPWAQISVADDSVIPYFQQFTERVHAHGAKLMIQLTHMGRRTKWDTENWFPTLSASVRREPASRTIPRAMDRNDIRRVVASFAAAARRCKEGGLDGCEISAAHGHLVDQFWSPSVNQRSDEYGGSLENRMRFGIEVLEAMREAAGDDYVIGMRMSGDEMIADGLSHEDCVAIAAEYSRRGLVDFLNILGGQARDHIAHAISLPNMSFPVAPFLFLPSAIKREVDVPIFHAQRVTDLATAARAVAEGHVDMVAMTRAHIADPHLVKKLTEGREDDIRQCVGAGYCIDRIYVGGDALCIQNAATGREATMPHVIPRAEVARKVVVVGAGPGGLEAARVCAERGHKVVLFEKEPFAGGQINIAARAGWREALSGIPRWLFAQVTKKGVDIRLGTEATPEAVLAEAPDVVIMATGGLPATGHAKGHEHVVTTWDVLTGRVEPTGSVLVYDEIGGHNAASTAEVLARRGCLVEIATHDRMVAEEVGTTNQPIHLRELYKLGVVMSPNMELIEIFPEGNRLIAALRNTMTDAEEERVIDRVVVDYGTLPVEALFEALRARSVNDGETDLDALVAGRPQRWSGQPGFALYRVGDAWAGRNIHAAIYDSLRLCKDL
- a CDS encoding DUF3483 domain-containing protein, whose protein sequence is MSAPGLGLPLLVLALTVLAGVMVSRRIALWRVGRPARVDWTRGLLALPKRYLVDVHHVVGRDPYAARMHALAAGGLLAGSGLALLALVPVLGASRLFWLLIALAFGMALAGGFMVGRRRLPVRPARLSGGRFQRLPFLLAAYAAGALLVALDAALGGHLTALSWPGLVLAAAGGLGLVLQLDTGPMRHAFAGALHLVAHPRPARFEGVRETALAPLDLDAARLPGVRLPGVRLPGVRLGIAEPADFAWNRLVGFDACIQCGRCEVACPAFAAGQPLNPKRLIQDLASALQPGATNATYAGSPYPHAREVAGIGGPDLPLVGTGAMIHPDTLWSCTTCRACVEECPMMIEHVDAIVGMRRFQTLELGAVPEKAAAPLSELRYADEPQGRALSARTDFAAGLELPRIGPRGAEILLWLGEGAYDLRHGRTLRALVALLHRAGVDFAVLGDEERDCGDLARRLGDEATFQRLARANISTLARHSFRRILTADPHALHVLRNEYRAFGGVFEVIHHTALLDELVAAGRLPLAPLARAVTYHDPCYLGRYNGEIDAPRRLIDRLGLARVEMERAGRRSMCCGGGGGAPLSDIEGERRIPDIRMAQAAATGAGTLAVACPQCTAMLEGVTGARPEVRDIAELVLEAVEAAPSARHAELAS
- a CDS encoding electron transfer flavoprotein subunit alpha/FixB family protein, which codes for MSETPRRPRRDPRRERLQHRIEAGARPRFDLAAAPGDSERPRRDPRAERRLAEVPGTPRLRLDRTQRVAAAARPSPAPVPDAGPRLVAIAEPAFLVAVVPDAPQGRLTPHDRQLFGAARLLADAGGGAVLALGTCEDLARAGADRVLPLPVAGYDPEARAMALHAVLAALDIRHALLPESPEGGDLARRLAALLDEPLFAGAESLNAQAVTRPARGRRIEQRRSPPRLITLAADAALPHAGTLHEALDVAFAFPPLMPGAILSAEAVPADPALVPLAEADFVVAAGNGVVDFGTFHALVEALHATPGASRMVCDAGLMPRAAQVGASGTVLEARCYFALGIAGAPQHLQGVARCQHVVAVNTDLHAAMVERAGLAIIADAQQVMPALLRELAREAGE
- a CDS encoding electron transfer flavoprotein subunit beta is translated as MSEVPHIVVLLSAGRHPVSGRHCPVPVELQAIGLGHMLCGTGAADAITGLHAGPGTPALADALGHGLARLVHLETGGEDDPLPSLIAALREEAPALILAGRAGQGGEDTGTLPYALARALSLPIVADAVALKSGPLPGTLQVEQALPRGARRRLVVRLPAVITVHPAAPAPRPFAFAARTRGEVEQRPGVPSPRNAPAQAIEERPYRPRPRLIAKSAAGASAAERLKAATEAASGGGRLLVDPAPEEAAREILAHLRGLGVLRR